The following coding sequences lie in one Aquabacterium olei genomic window:
- a CDS encoding UPF0149 family protein yields MKTPPPLTDAEINEIDELLAAVPAPYETVDAVILDGYLAGVLVQPVMLEPEQWLPPIFGTEGMPEGGIEGWSEAQHNRLITLITRRKDEMLRGILEDGWFDPLVPMMEDEDGKALEGKDAMEGLGYWAAGFEWALANFPQLEEAALPGVPDLLDSIWRHLPEQDETQRAMTKALDEEHPLRNLDEGIEALVFDVVDLAQIGIAERTKVETVVRDQPKVGRNDPCPCGSGRKYKQCHGAN; encoded by the coding sequence ATGAAGACCCCGCCTCCGCTGACCGACGCCGAGATCAACGAGATCGACGAGCTGCTGGCTGCCGTGCCGGCCCCGTATGAAACCGTGGATGCGGTGATCCTCGACGGCTACCTGGCCGGTGTGCTGGTGCAGCCGGTGATGCTCGAACCCGAGCAGTGGCTGCCCCCGATCTTCGGCACCGAAGGCATGCCCGAGGGCGGCATCGAAGGCTGGAGCGAGGCCCAGCACAACCGCCTGATCACGCTGATCACGCGGCGCAAGGACGAAATGCTGCGCGGCATCCTGGAAGACGGCTGGTTCGACCCGCTGGTGCCGATGATGGAAGACGAAGACGGCAAGGCGCTCGAGGGCAAGGACGCCATGGAGGGCCTGGGCTACTGGGCCGCCGGCTTCGAATGGGCTTTGGCCAACTTCCCGCAGCTGGAAGAAGCCGCCCTGCCCGGCGTGCCCGATCTGCTCGACTCCATCTGGCGCCATCTGCCCGAGCAGGACGAGACCCAGCGCGCGATGACGAAGGCGCTGGACGAGGAGCACCCGCTGCGCAACCTCGATGAAGGCATCGAGGCGCTGGTGTTCGACGTGGTCGACCTGGCCCAGATCGGCATTGCGGAGCGCACCAAGGTCGAGACCGTCGTGCGCGACCAGCCCAAGGTCGGCCGCAATGACCCCTGCCCCTGCGGCAGCGGCCGCAAGTACAAGCAGTGCCACGGCGCGAACTGA
- a CDS encoding metallophosphoesterase translates to MKIQLLSDLHLETEVYAPRPAPGADLLVLAGDVDSTWAGLSHFKNWPVPVLFVPGNHEFDRRDVDEALSGLRARCTELGLRLLERESIVLRAPDGRRVRFVGTTRWCDFDLFGEKERPRAMRAATYFVRVMQSTRGGAPFDPVAVREEGLRCRDWLATELARQPTEADPWDVTVVITHFGPSLRSADPRYGRQPGTASFCNADDHLLAGAQLWLHGHLHCRHDYLVPHAGGVTRVVSNARGHAYKGEADGHDDQCCVSV, encoded by the coding sequence GTGAAGATCCAGCTCCTGTCCGATCTGCACCTCGAGACCGAGGTCTACGCGCCCCGGCCCGCCCCGGGCGCCGACCTGCTCGTGCTGGCCGGCGATGTCGACAGCACCTGGGCCGGGCTCTCGCACTTCAAGAACTGGCCGGTGCCGGTGCTGTTCGTGCCCGGCAACCACGAGTTCGACCGCCGCGATGTGGACGAGGCCCTGAGCGGCCTGCGCGCGCGCTGCACCGAGCTCGGCCTGCGCCTGCTGGAGCGTGAATCCATCGTGCTGCGCGCGCCCGACGGCCGCCGCGTGCGCTTTGTCGGCACCACCCGCTGGTGCGACTTTGATCTCTTCGGCGAGAAGGAGCGGCCCCGCGCGATGCGCGCCGCGACCTACTTCGTCCGCGTCATGCAGTCCACGCGCGGGGGCGCGCCGTTCGACCCGGTCGCCGTGCGCGAAGAGGGCCTGCGCTGCCGAGACTGGCTGGCCACCGAACTGGCGCGACAGCCCACCGAGGCCGACCCGTGGGATGTCACCGTGGTGATCACCCACTTCGGCCCCAGCCTGCGCAGCGCCGATCCGCGCTACGGCCGCCAGCCCGGCACCGCGAGCTTCTGCAATGCCGACGACCACCTGCTGGCCGGCGCGCAACTCTGGCTGCACGGCCATCTGCATTGCCGGCACGACTACCTCGTGCCCCACGCCGGTGGCGTCACCCGTGTGGTGAGCAACGCACGCGGGCACGCCTACAAGGGCGAAGCCGACGGCCACGACGACCAGTGCTGCGTCAGCGTCTAG
- a CDS encoding class I SAM-dependent methyltransferase, which produces MNRPNPSGQSVVAAPVSSEPLARLIAHEIRARGGWMRFERFMELALYAPGLGYYTGGRRVLGSMPQDGSDFVTAPELTPLFGQLLARQVAQALEATGTTEVWEFGAGTGALAEQLLGELGDRITRYTIVDLSGTLRDRQHQRLLKAHPALVHKVVWADSLPDELTGVIVGNEVLDAMPVHLLTWNGEHWLERGVALADAATADDDVPRFAWADRPAPEGARPPTDHPDSTYPPGTVTETHGQAEAFVATLAQRMARGAAFFIDYGFPESEYYLPQRHGGTLMCHHLHQSDPDPLSSVGHKDITAHVNFTGIALAGQEAGWEVLGYTSQGRFLTNCGLGEALASTGEACTADQLKARAALQMLVAEHEMGELFKVIGFVKGPWFDAIGFEHGDRTHML; this is translated from the coding sequence ATGAACCGCCCGAACCCATCCGGCCAGAGTGTAGTGGCCGCCCCCGTCTCCAGCGAGCCGCTGGCCCGCCTGATCGCCCACGAGATCCGCGCACGGGGCGGGTGGATGCGCTTCGAGCGCTTCATGGAACTTGCGTTGTATGCGCCCGGGCTGGGCTATTACACGGGCGGCCGACGGGTGCTGGGCAGCATGCCGCAGGACGGCAGCGACTTCGTGACCGCCCCCGAATTGACGCCGTTGTTCGGCCAGCTTCTGGCCCGCCAGGTGGCCCAGGCGCTGGAGGCCACCGGCACCACCGAGGTGTGGGAGTTCGGCGCCGGCACGGGCGCGCTGGCCGAGCAGCTGCTGGGCGAGCTGGGTGATCGGATCACCCGCTACACCATCGTCGACCTGTCGGGCACGTTGCGCGACCGCCAGCATCAGCGCCTGCTGAAGGCCCATCCCGCGCTGGTCCACAAGGTGGTCTGGGCCGACAGCCTGCCCGACGAACTGACGGGCGTGATCGTGGGCAACGAGGTGCTGGACGCCATGCCGGTGCACCTGCTGACCTGGAATGGCGAACACTGGCTGGAGCGCGGCGTGGCGCTGGCCGACGCCGCCACAGCGGATGACGACGTGCCGCGCTTTGCCTGGGCCGACCGCCCCGCCCCGGAGGGCGCACGCCCGCCCACCGATCACCCGGACAGCACCTACCCGCCCGGCACCGTGACGGAAACCCACGGCCAGGCCGAAGCCTTCGTGGCCACGCTGGCCCAGCGCATGGCGCGCGGCGCGGCCTTCTTCATCGACTACGGCTTCCCCGAGTCCGAGTACTACCTGCCCCAGCGCCACGGCGGCACGCTCATGTGCCACCACCTGCACCAGTCGGACCCTGATCCGCTGAGCAGCGTGGGCCACAAGGACATCACCGCCCACGTGAACTTCACCGGCATCGCGCTGGCCGGCCAGGAGGCCGGGTGGGAGGTACTGGGTTACACCAGCCAGGGGCGCTTTCTGACCAACTGCGGGCTGGGCGAGGCACTGGCCAGCACCGGCGAGGCCTGCACCGCCGACCAGCTGAAGGCCCGCGCCGCCCTGCAGATGCTGGTGGCCGAGCACGAAATGGGCGAGCTCTTCAAGGTGATCGGCTTCGTGAAGGGACCCTGGTTCGACGCGATCGGCTTCGAGCACGGCGACCGGACGCACATGCTGTGA
- the ttcA gene encoding tRNA 2-thiocytidine(32) synthetase TtcA has protein sequence MNKLRKRLHREVGQAIADFNMIEDGDKVMVCMSGGKDSYGMLDILINLQRRAPIRFEIVAVNLDQKQPGFPEHVLPEYLTKVGVPFRIEEQDTYSVVKRVVPEGKTTCSLCSRLRRGILYRVAKELGCTKIALGHHRDDILQTMFMNMFFGSRLKGMPPKLVTDNGEHVVIRPMAYCREQDLAKYAEHREFPIIPCNLCGSQDGLQRQQMREMINEWDRKFPGRVDNMFTALSNVVPSHLMDRKLYPFETIKATGRPEAGGDIAFDEDEGCGDTPEVGLPAEASVSIKSIPIRSKEV, from the coding sequence ATGAACAAGCTGCGCAAGCGCCTGCACCGCGAGGTGGGCCAGGCCATCGCCGACTTCAACATGATCGAAGACGGCGACAAGGTCATGGTGTGCATGTCCGGCGGCAAGGACAGCTACGGCATGCTCGACATCCTGATTAACCTGCAGCGGCGGGCGCCCATCCGGTTCGAGATCGTCGCGGTCAACCTGGATCAGAAGCAGCCCGGCTTTCCGGAGCACGTGCTGCCCGAGTACCTGACCAAGGTCGGCGTGCCCTTCCGCATCGAAGAACAGGACACCTACAGCGTGGTCAAGCGCGTGGTGCCCGAGGGCAAGACCACGTGCAGCCTGTGCTCGCGCCTGCGCCGCGGCATCCTCTACCGCGTGGCCAAGGAACTGGGCTGCACCAAGATCGCGCTGGGCCACCACCGCGACGACATCCTGCAGACCATGTTCATGAACATGTTCTTCGGCTCGCGCCTGAAGGGCATGCCGCCCAAGCTGGTGACGGACAACGGCGAGCACGTCGTGATCCGCCCGATGGCCTACTGCCGCGAGCAGGACCTGGCGAAGTACGCCGAGCACCGCGAGTTCCCCATCATCCCGTGCAACCTGTGCGGTAGCCAGGACGGCCTGCAACGCCAGCAGATGCGCGAAATGATCAACGAGTGGGACCGCAAGTTCCCTGGCCGCGTGGACAACATGTTCACCGCGCTGTCCAACGTCGTGCCCTCGCACCTGATGGACCGCAAGCTCTACCCGTTCGAGACCATCAAGGCGACGGGCAGGCCCGAAGCCGGTGGGGACATTGCTTTCGACGAAGATGAAGGTTGTGGCGACACGCCCGAGGTGGGGCTGCCCGCCGAGGCCAGCGTGTCGATCAAGTCCATCCCGATCCGCAGCAAGGAAGTCTGA
- a CDS encoding SDR family oxidoreductase, which produces MSSTLPSVAASAVLVTGAGKRLGRLIALTLARQGWDVAVHCRASRTEAEQTAADVRALGRQAVVLAADLADEAACRGLLPAAVQAFGRLDAVVNSASTFEYDDAATFTYAALEKHLRANTAPAIVLAQALAAHLAERGVNEGGAGAVVNLLDQKLWNPNPDFLSYTLSKAALESATTLLALALAPRVRVVGVAPGLTLTSEWLQGEAFQQAHALSPLGRSSTPEDVAATVAFALTNRSITGTTLLVDGGQHLQRFERDFSMM; this is translated from the coding sequence ATGTCTTCCACACTTCCCTCTGTTGCTGCGTCGGCCGTGCTCGTCACGGGGGCCGGCAAGCGCCTCGGGCGCCTGATTGCGCTGACGCTGGCCCGCCAGGGCTGGGATGTGGCCGTGCACTGCCGCGCCTCGCGCACCGAAGCCGAGCAGACCGCCGCCGACGTCCGCGCACTGGGCCGCCAGGCCGTGGTGCTGGCGGCAGACCTGGCTGACGAAGCCGCCTGCCGGGGCCTGCTGCCCGCCGCGGTGCAGGCCTTCGGCCGGCTGGATGCCGTGGTCAACAGCGCCTCCACCTTCGAGTACGACGACGCGGCCACCTTCACCTACGCCGCGCTGGAAAAGCACCTGCGCGCCAACACCGCACCGGCCATCGTGCTGGCGCAGGCGCTGGCGGCGCACCTGGCCGAGCGCGGCGTGAACGAGGGTGGGGCGGGGGCGGTCGTCAACCTGCTCGACCAGAAGCTGTGGAACCCGAACCCCGATTTCCTGAGCTACACGCTGTCGAAGGCTGCGCTCGAATCCGCCACCACGCTGCTGGCGCTGGCGCTGGCGCCCCGCGTGCGGGTGGTGGGCGTGGCGCCGGGCCTCACGCTGACCAGCGAGTGGCTGCAGGGCGAGGCCTTCCAGCAGGCGCATGCGCTGTCGCCGCTGGGGCGCTCGTCCACCCCGGAAGACGTGGCCGCGACCGTGGCCTTCGCGCTGACCAACCGCTCGATCACGGGCACCACGCTGCTGGTCGATGGCGGCCAGCACCTCCAGCGCTTCGAGCGCGACTTTTCCATGATGTGA
- a CDS encoding propionate--CoA ligase, whose amino-acid sequence MDYAALYRRSVDDRDAFWREQAARIDWHTPFDLVCDTANPPFAQWFVGGETNLCHNAVDRHAATQPDQPALIHVSTETGREETLTFGQLHTEVQRMAAVLQGLGVTKGDRVLLYMPMIPEAVIAMLATVRLGAIHSVVFGGFASHALASRIDDARPTVVVTADAGSRGGKVIPYKPLLDEALAQCSHSVPHVLLINRGLAEASMTAPRDVDFAQAREAVLDAQVPCTWVPSEHPSYTLYTSGTTGKPKGVQRDTGGYTVALATSMAQIYCGKPGEVFFCTSDIGWVVGHSYIVYGPLIAGMATIVYEGLPIRPDAAIWWSLVEKYKVSVMFSAPTAVRVLKKQDPECLRRHDLSSLRHLFLAGEPLDEPTAAWIGEAIGKPIVDNYWQTETGWPILSLARGIDPDAKTRLGSPGIPMPGYDVKLLDDQTGAELTEPNRKGVLTIGYPLPPGCLQTVWGDDDRYVKTYWSTFPHKPVYNTFDWGLRDADGYYFILGRTDDVINVAGHRLGTREIEEAVSSHAGVAEVAVVGVADQLKGQVARAFVVARDPSRTASPALRQALEAEIMQTVDRQLGAVARPARVDFVNVLPKTRSGKLLRRAIQAVCEGRATGDLTTIEDPTALQQLQDAVSEVRG is encoded by the coding sequence ATGGATTACGCCGCCCTGTACCGGCGGTCGGTGGACGACCGTGACGCCTTCTGGCGCGAACAGGCCGCCCGCATCGACTGGCACACACCGTTCGATCTGGTGTGCGACACGGCCAACCCGCCGTTTGCACAGTGGTTCGTCGGCGGCGAAACCAACCTGTGCCACAACGCGGTCGACCGCCATGCGGCCACGCAGCCCGATCAACCGGCGCTGATCCACGTCTCCACCGAAACCGGTCGCGAAGAAACGCTGACCTTCGGCCAGCTGCACACCGAGGTGCAGCGCATGGCCGCCGTGCTGCAGGGCCTGGGCGTCACCAAAGGTGACCGCGTGCTGCTCTACATGCCCATGATCCCCGAGGCCGTGATCGCCATGCTGGCCACGGTGCGCCTGGGTGCCATCCACTCGGTGGTGTTCGGCGGCTTTGCCAGCCACGCGCTCGCCAGCCGCATCGACGACGCGCGCCCCACGGTCGTGGTCACCGCCGATGCCGGCTCGCGTGGCGGCAAGGTCATCCCCTACAAGCCGCTGCTGGACGAGGCCCTGGCCCAGTGCAGCCACAGCGTGCCGCACGTGCTGCTGATCAACCGCGGTCTGGCCGAGGCCAGCATGACCGCCCCGCGCGATGTGGACTTTGCCCAGGCCCGCGAGGCCGTGCTCGACGCGCAGGTGCCCTGCACCTGGGTGCCATCCGAGCACCCCAGCTACACGCTCTACACCAGCGGCACCACCGGCAAGCCCAAGGGCGTGCAGCGTGACACCGGCGGCTACACCGTGGCGCTGGCCACCTCGATGGCGCAGATCTACTGCGGCAAGCCCGGCGAGGTCTTCTTCTGCACCAGCGACATCGGCTGGGTTGTGGGCCACAGCTACATCGTCTACGGCCCCCTGATCGCCGGCATGGCCACCATCGTCTACGAAGGCCTGCCGATCCGGCCGGATGCCGCCATCTGGTGGTCGCTGGTCGAGAAGTACAAGGTGAGCGTCATGTTCTCGGCGCCGACCGCCGTGCGCGTGCTGAAAAAGCAGGACCCGGAGTGCCTGCGCCGACATGACCTGAGCAGCCTGCGCCACCTCTTCCTGGCCGGCGAGCCGCTGGACGAGCCCACGGCCGCCTGGATCGGCGAGGCCATCGGCAAGCCCATCGTCGACAACTACTGGCAGACCGAGACGGGCTGGCCCATCCTGAGCCTGGCGCGCGGCATCGACCCCGATGCCAAGACCCGCCTGGGCTCGCCCGGCATCCCCATGCCCGGCTACGACGTGAAGCTCCTGGACGACCAGACCGGCGCCGAACTGACGGAGCCGAATCGCAAGGGCGTGCTGACCATCGGCTACCCGCTGCCGCCCGGCTGCCTGCAGACCGTGTGGGGGGACGACGACCGCTACGTCAAGACCTACTGGAGCACCTTCCCGCACAAGCCGGTCTACAACACCTTCGACTGGGGCCTGCGCGACGCCGACGGCTACTACTTCATCCTCGGCCGCACCGACGACGTGATCAACGTGGCCGGCCACCGCCTGGGCACCCGTGAGATCGAGGAAGCCGTGAGCAGCCATGCCGGCGTGGCCGAGGTGGCCGTGGTGGGCGTGGCCGACCAGCTCAAGGGCCAGGTGGCACGGGCCTTCGTCGTGGCGCGTGACCCGTCGCGCACCGCCTCGCCCGCACTGCGCCAGGCGCTCGAGGCCGAGATCATGCAGACCGTGGACCGCCAGTTGGGCGCCGTGGCCCGCCCGGCCCGCGTCGATTTCGTCAACGTGCTGCCCAAGACCCGCTCGGGCAAGCTGCTGCGCCGCGCCATCCAGGCGGTGTGCGAAGGCCGGGCCACCGGCGACCTGACCACGATCGAAGACCCGACCGCCTTGCAACAGTTGCAGGACGCGGTCAGCGAGGTGCGGGGCTGA
- a CDS encoding dihydroneopterin aldolase gives MSLTKGNQILTLTGLRFDASLGVLDHEIDAPQPIQVDAELNMGSQPLLPRDDELLNVLDYRKVRAIIIEECQSEHTNLLETLIGKLCKRLMDLPGVLGVRVKIAKLEIFDDCEVAIRMETGQW, from the coding sequence ATGTCCCTGACCAAAGGCAACCAGATCCTGACCCTCACCGGCCTGCGCTTCGACGCCAGCCTCGGTGTGCTTGACCACGAAATCGACGCGCCGCAGCCCATCCAGGTTGACGCCGAGCTCAACATGGGCAGCCAGCCCCTGCTGCCGCGCGACGACGAACTGCTCAATGTGCTGGACTACCGCAAGGTGCGCGCCATCATCATCGAAGAGTGCCAGTCCGAGCACACCAACCTGCTCGAGACCCTGATCGGCAAGCTGTGCAAGCGCCTGATGGACCTGCCCGGCGTGCTCGGCGTGCGCGTGAAGATTGCCAAGCTGGAGATCTTTGACGACTGCGAGGTGGCCATCCGCATGGAAACCGGGCAGTGGTGA
- the lpxC gene encoding UDP-3-O-acyl-N-acetylglucosamine deacetylase: MLQQRTLKSLTRAVGVGLHSGQRVELTLRPAAPNTGIVFRRVDLAQPVDIPVRPESVCDCRMATTISPGGDPGAPKVNTIEHLMSACAGLGLDNLYVDITAEEVPILDGSSAAFVYLLQSAGIELQKAPKKFLRVTRPVEVRDGEGRTLKWARLEPYHGYKLAFEIDFDHPAVDQTGQRVEFDFGAGQYKRDIARARTFGFTKDVEMMRSRGLGLGASMDNAIVVDDYRVLNADGLRYDDEFVKHKILDAIGDLYVVGYPLLAAYTAYKSGHAMNNQLLRALLAEKDAWEIVSFEDEAKAPRGLAELAPAW; this comes from the coding sequence ATGCTGCAACAACGCACCCTCAAGTCCCTGACCCGTGCCGTGGGCGTCGGCCTGCACAGCGGGCAGCGCGTCGAGCTGACGCTGCGGCCCGCGGCGCCCAACACCGGCATCGTGTTCCGCCGGGTGGACCTGGCCCAGCCGGTCGACATCCCCGTGCGTCCGGAATCGGTGTGCGACTGCCGCATGGCCACCACCATCTCGCCCGGCGGTGACCCGGGTGCGCCCAAGGTCAACACCATCGAGCACCTGATGTCGGCCTGCGCCGGCCTGGGCCTCGACAACCTGTATGTGGACATCACTGCCGAAGAGGTGCCCATCCTCGATGGCTCGTCGGCTGCCTTCGTCTACCTGCTGCAGAGCGCCGGCATCGAGCTGCAGAAGGCACCCAAGAAATTCCTGCGCGTGACCCGCCCGGTCGAGGTGCGCGACGGCGAAGGCCGTACGCTGAAGTGGGCCCGCCTCGAGCCGTACCACGGCTACAAGCTTGCCTTCGAGATCGACTTCGACCACCCCGCTGTCGACCAGACCGGCCAGCGCGTCGAGTTCGACTTCGGCGCTGGCCAGTACAAGCGCGACATCGCCCGTGCCCGCACTTTCGGCTTCACGAAAGACGTGGAGATGATGCGCTCGCGCGGCCTGGGACTGGGTGCCAGCATGGACAACGCCATCGTGGTGGACGACTACCGCGTGCTGAACGCCGACGGCCTGCGCTACGACGACGAGTTCGTGAAGCACAAGATCCTCGACGCGATCGGCGACCTGTATGTGGTGGGCTACCCGCTGCTGGCGGCCTACACGGCCTACAAGTCGGGCCACGCGATGAACAACCAGCTGCTGCGTGCGCTGCTGGCAGAGAAGGACGCGTGGGAAATCGTCAGCTTCGAAGACGAGGCCAAGGCCCCGCGCGGTCTGGCCGAGCTGGCCCCGGCCTGGTAA
- a CDS encoding universal stress protein, whose protein sequence is MKILLPVDGSSYTKRMLAWLTTHEEWLTGEHEFTVLTVVPQIPPHAASMFPPEQLKSYYDDTAEAIFKPIRKFTAKHDMATNYVAKTGHASDVIAKLADKGKFDLVIMGSHGHSNLMNLVMGSVTNQVLARCKAPVLLVR, encoded by the coding sequence ATGAAGATCCTGCTTCCGGTCGACGGCAGTTCGTACACCAAGCGCATGCTGGCGTGGCTCACGACGCACGAGGAATGGCTCACGGGCGAGCACGAGTTCACCGTGCTGACCGTGGTGCCGCAGATTCCGCCGCACGCCGCCTCGATGTTCCCGCCCGAGCAGCTGAAGTCGTACTACGACGACACGGCCGAGGCCATCTTCAAGCCGATCCGCAAGTTCACCGCCAAGCACGACATGGCGACGAACTACGTCGCCAAGACGGGCCACGCGTCCGACGTCATCGCCAAGCTGGCCGACAAGGGCAAGTTCGATCTGGTCATCATGGGCTCGCACGGCCACAGCAACCTGATGAACCTGGTGATGGGCTCCGTCACCAACCAGGTACTGGCGCGCTGCAAGGCGCCCGTGCTGCTGGTGCGCTGA
- a CDS encoding alkaline phosphatase D family protein, protein MSDSKHPRRLFLQSSALTLGSAALVRPSWAAGAPALITSDAVRPVAAQGLQLGDPTQGATLLWSRADRASRMIVEWSLDEFFRKSRRIIGPYALEETDFTARQDLVGLPAGRDVFVRVQFQGLDNSRAMSEPVLGRFSVPSTRPRDLRFVWGGDTAGQGWGINPAFGGMKIYEAMRQRQPQFFLHSGDTIYADGPIKESVTAENGQLWTNIVTPEVAKVAETLDEFRGRYRYNLLDENVRRFNAEVPQIWQWDDHEVTNNWSDAKDLSADARYTEKNVPLLTARGTRAFLDYAPMRPFSAVESQRVYRKLSHGPQLDVFVIDMRSYRGPNTHNRQTEAGPDTAILGREQIEWLKAELKKSRATWKVIASDMPLGLQIGDGKDAQGRARWEGPANGDGAALGRELEIAEVLRFIKHERVRNTVWLTADVHYCAAHRYEPAKAQFQDFEPFWEFVAGPLNAGTFGPNALDNTFGPQVVFQKAPPVGQANLSPFAGLQFFGEVNIDRHSHALTVDFRDIDGVSIFSKTLQPVRGPFGQGFFDRDDDRSEG, encoded by the coding sequence ATGTCCGATTCGAAGCACCCCCGTCGCCTGTTCCTGCAGTCCTCTGCCCTGACCCTCGGCTCGGCCGCGCTGGTTCGCCCCAGCTGGGCGGCCGGTGCACCCGCCCTCATCACCTCGGACGCCGTGCGCCCCGTGGCGGCGCAGGGCCTGCAGCTGGGTGACCCCACCCAGGGCGCCACGCTGCTGTGGAGCCGCGCCGACCGGGCCTCGCGCATGATCGTCGAGTGGTCGCTCGACGAGTTCTTCCGCAAGAGCCGCCGCATCATCGGCCCGTACGCGCTGGAAGAAACCGACTTCACGGCCCGCCAGGATCTGGTCGGCCTGCCCGCTGGCCGCGACGTGTTCGTGCGCGTGCAGTTCCAGGGCCTGGACAACAGCCGCGCGATGAGCGAGCCGGTGCTGGGCCGTTTCAGCGTGCCCTCGACCCGCCCGCGCGACCTGCGCTTCGTGTGGGGCGGCGACACGGCCGGCCAGGGCTGGGGCATCAACCCGGCCTTCGGCGGCATGAAGATCTACGAGGCCATGCGCCAGCGTCAGCCGCAGTTCTTCCTGCACAGCGGCGACACCATCTACGCCGACGGCCCGATCAAGGAGTCGGTGACGGCCGAGAACGGGCAGCTGTGGACCAACATCGTCACGCCCGAAGTGGCCAAGGTCGCCGAGACGCTGGACGAATTCCGCGGCCGCTACCGCTACAACCTGCTGGACGAGAACGTGCGCCGCTTCAACGCCGAAGTGCCGCAGATCTGGCAGTGGGACGACCACGAGGTCACCAACAACTGGTCGGACGCCAAGGACCTGTCGGCCGACGCCCGCTACACCGAGAAGAACGTGCCGCTGCTGACGGCCCGCGGCACGCGCGCCTTCCTGGATTACGCACCGATGCGGCCGTTCTCGGCGGTGGAGTCGCAGCGCGTGTACCGCAAGCTGTCGCACGGCCCGCAGCTCGACGTGTTCGTGATCGACATGCGCAGCTACCGGGGCCCCAACACCCACAACCGCCAGACCGAAGCTGGGCCGGACACCGCCATCCTGGGCCGCGAGCAGATCGAGTGGCTCAAGGCCGAGCTGAAGAAGTCCCGCGCAACGTGGAAGGTGATCGCCTCCGACATGCCGCTGGGCCTGCAGATCGGCGACGGCAAGGACGCCCAGGGCCGCGCGCGCTGGGAAGGCCCGGCCAACGGCGATGGCGCTGCGCTTGGCCGCGAGCTCGAGATCGCCGAGGTGCTGCGCTTCATCAAGCACGAGCGCGTGCGCAACACGGTGTGGCTGACGGCCGACGTGCACTACTGCGCCGCCCACCGCTACGAGCCGGCCAAGGCGCAGTTCCAGGATTTCGAGCCGTTCTGGGAATTCGTGGCCGGCCCGCTGAACGCCGGCACCTTCGGCCCCAACGCGCTGGACAACACCTTTGGTCCGCAGGTGGTGTTCCAGAAGGCGCCGCCGGTCGGTCAGGCCAACCTGTCGCCGTTTGCCGGCCTGCAGTTCTTCGGCGAGGTCAACATCGACCGCCACTCGCATGCGCTGACGGTCGACTTCCGTGACATCGACGGCGTGTCGATCTTCAGCAAGACGCTGCAGCCGGTGCGCGGGCCGTTCGGCCAGGGCTTTTTCGACCGCGACGACGATCGCTCGGAGGGCTGA
- a CDS encoding PEP-CTERM sorting domain-containing protein, whose product MSRFPRLALAGTLALATAGAAHATSSVMSTISNIAVTTAGTVTAYSPFAQAVVSAYDLVPHPLVGWLSTNAVSDWASDLSTPSPSVSINVASDSATASASASATNVSASVTTSAAGGSGYATASFNSVFSMAARSRVTVTWDASVLGMGAGNGTFLTYTGYGTVTGSTHVDLGNISASTQGNGFWYGDDDFGFSFEETATGKKLTVSTGATGRDIGFSASVFAQTVDYAAPVPEPETWALTFAGLAVVGGIARRRIAK is encoded by the coding sequence ATGTCTCGATTCCCTCGACTGGCCCTGGCCGGCACGCTCGCACTCGCGACCGCCGGCGCGGCACACGCGACGTCGTCCGTCATGTCCACCATCTCGAACATCGCGGTCACGACCGCCGGAACGGTGACGGCGTACTCTCCGTTCGCACAAGCGGTGGTCAGCGCCTATGATCTGGTGCCGCACCCGCTGGTTGGATGGTTGTCAACGAACGCCGTTTCGGATTGGGCATCCGACCTCTCCACCCCCTCCCCCTCGGTGTCGATCAATGTTGCGAGTGACTCGGCCACCGCATCCGCATCCGCATCTGCCACGAACGTGTCTGCATCCGTGACCACCAGTGCCGCGGGGGGCTCCGGTTATGCGACTGCATCCTTCAACAGCGTGTTCTCCATGGCGGCCCGGTCCAGGGTGACGGTCACCTGGGACGCCAGCGTGCTGGGCATGGGCGCCGGCAACGGCACTTTCCTTACCTACACTGGCTACGGCACCGTAACCGGTTCCACGCATGTCGACCTCGGGAACATCTCCGCGTCCACCCAGGGCAACGGCTTCTGGTACGGTGACGACGACTTCGGCTTCTCGTTCGAAGAGACCGCGACAGGCAAGAAGCTGACTGTTTCCACCGGCGCCACTGGGCGCGACATCGGCTTCAGTGCCTCGGTGTTTGCGCAGACCGTCGATTACGCCGCCCCCGTTCCCGAACCCGAAACCTGGGCGCTGACCTTCGCGGGTCTGGCTGTGGTGGGTGGCATCGCCCGTCGCCGCATCGCCAAGTAA